Proteins from a single region of Streptomyces sp. HUAS 15-9:
- a CDS encoding plasmid stabilization protein, protein MPRGASPKRERQYEHIKQSALDRGESTERAEEIAARTVNKERARAGESKTAGRTSTQDMSSGERGGRRSHQGAQGPTYDQLYEEAKRRGIKGRSDMNKQQLRSALGGKKG, encoded by the coding sequence GTGCCACGCGGTGCCAGTCCCAAGCGGGAACGTCAGTACGAGCACATCAAGCAGAGCGCCCTGGACCGGGGCGAGAGCACGGAGCGTGCCGAGGAGATCGCGGCGCGGACGGTCAACAAGGAACGCGCCAGGGCCGGTGAGTCGAAGACCGCCGGCCGCACCTCGACCCAGGACATGTCGTCCGGCGAGCGTGGTGGCAGGCGGTCGCACCAGGGTGCCCAGGGGCCCACGTACGACCAGCTGTACGAGGAGGCCAAGCGGCGCGGCATCAAGGGCCGTTCGGACATGAACAAGCAGCAGCTGCGGAGCGCGCTGGGCGGCAAGAAGGGTTGA
- a CDS encoding YciI family protein, whose protein sequence is MFVLELIYTAPLDAVDAVMPAHVAWLDEQYEKGVFLASGRKNPREGGVILAVAEDRARIENVAAGDPFVTAGVCEYRITEFIATKTAPELERYRETLR, encoded by the coding sequence ATGTTCGTACTGGAGCTGATCTACACCGCGCCGCTCGACGCCGTGGACGCCGTGATGCCGGCGCACGTGGCATGGCTCGACGAGCAGTACGAGAAGGGCGTGTTCCTCGCCTCCGGGCGCAAGAACCCCCGCGAGGGCGGGGTGATCCTGGCCGTCGCGGAGGACCGCGCCCGCATCGAGAACGTCGCCGCGGGCGATCCTTTCGTCACCGCCGGGGTGTGCGAGTACCGCATCACGGAGTTCATCGCCACCAAGACGGCGCCCGAGCTGGAGCGTTACCGCGAGACGCTGCGCTGA
- the mmpA gene encoding morphogenic membrane protein MmpA, whose translation MPCRKALADPNRPVERAVTAALVLAVPAGLGWIGGMIYTVLGWPL comes from the coding sequence ATCCCGTGCCGCAAAGCCCTCGCAGACCCCAACCGCCCCGTCGAGCGCGCCGTGACGGCCGCGCTGGTCCTCGCCGTGCCGGCGGGGCTCGGCTGGATAGGCGGGATGATCTACACCGTACTGGGGTGGCCGCTCTAG
- a CDS encoding saccharopine dehydrogenase family protein — protein sequence MSRLNRTDRPYDIVLFGATGFVGTLTAEYLAAHAPADLRWAIAGRDESRLRALRERLPGGAEVGVLRADVTEPDTLRELAGHARVVASTVGPYVRYGEELVAACADSGTDYLDLTGEPEFVDLMYVRHDARARETGARLVHACGFDSVPHDLGAYFTVRQLPEGVPLTVDGYVTADATFSGGTLASALTQMGRGRQMFAAARDRGRHEPRLMGRRASAPTGAPRFAKEVGAWALPLPTIDAQIVRRSAKALDRYGPDFRYRHYAAVERLPVALGSVAAVGAVLAAAQLPPARRWLSNRLKPGDGPSADKRAKSWFSVRFVGQGGGRRVLTEVRGGDPGYGETAKMFAESALSLAFDDLPPTAGQVTTVQAMGDALTERLRGAGITFRVAAAF from the coding sequence ATGAGCAGGCTGAACAGGACGGACCGTCCCTACGACATCGTGCTCTTCGGAGCCACGGGCTTCGTCGGCACGCTCACCGCGGAGTACCTGGCCGCCCACGCGCCCGCGGACCTGCGCTGGGCGATCGCCGGCCGTGACGAAAGCCGGCTGCGGGCGCTGCGCGAGCGGCTGCCGGGAGGTGCGGAGGTCGGAGTGCTCCGGGCCGACGTCACCGAACCCGACACACTGCGCGAACTGGCCGGGCACGCGCGCGTGGTGGCATCGACCGTCGGGCCGTACGTCCGCTACGGCGAGGAACTCGTCGCCGCCTGCGCGGACAGCGGGACGGACTATCTCGACCTCACGGGCGAGCCCGAGTTCGTGGACCTGATGTACGTCCGCCACGACGCACGCGCGCGTGAGACCGGCGCCCGGCTGGTGCACGCCTGCGGTTTCGACTCGGTGCCGCACGACCTGGGGGCGTACTTCACGGTCCGGCAGCTGCCCGAGGGCGTACCGCTGACGGTGGACGGATACGTGACCGCCGACGCCACCTTCTCCGGTGGCACCCTCGCCTCGGCACTGACCCAGATGGGGCGCGGCCGGCAGATGTTCGCCGCCGCGCGCGACCGCGGCCGGCACGAGCCGCGGCTGATGGGGCGCAGGGCTTCTGCACCGACCGGCGCGCCGCGGTTCGCCAAGGAGGTCGGGGCCTGGGCCCTCCCCCTGCCGACCATCGACGCGCAGATCGTCCGGCGCTCGGCGAAGGCCCTGGACCGGTACGGCCCGGACTTCCGCTACCGGCACTACGCGGCCGTCGAACGGCTGCCCGTCGCCCTGGGCTCGGTCGCGGCCGTGGGCGCGGTGCTCGCCGCCGCCCAGCTGCCGCCCGCCCGGCGCTGGCTGTCGAACCGGCTCAAGCCCGGGGACGGGCCGAGCGCCGACAAGCGCGCGAAGAGCTGGTTCTCGGTCCGGTTCGTCGGCCAGGGCGGCGGCCGACGCGTGCTCACGGAGGTCCGCGGCGGCGACCCCGGTTACGGCGAGACGGCGAAGATGTTCGCCGAGTCGGCCCTGTCCCTGGCCTTCGACGACCTGCCGCCGACGGCCGGCCAGGTCACGACGGTTCAGGCGATGGGCGACGCCCTGACCGAGCGGCTGCGCGGGGCGGGGATCACGTTCAGGGTGGCGGCGGCCTTCTAG
- a CDS encoding MmcQ/YjbR family DNA-binding protein → MAVSSNALKKWEKVREFALGLPGAVEEFPWDESVAKVNKKVFVFLGVSDGSYPLGVTVKFGDESAHAHALTSPGAEPAGYGLGRAGWVRIPLQEPGAPAVELLCDWVEESYRVIAPKRFIAELDAR, encoded by the coding sequence ATGGCCGTGTCCAGCAACGCCCTGAAGAAGTGGGAGAAAGTACGAGAGTTCGCTCTCGGGCTGCCGGGTGCGGTCGAGGAGTTCCCCTGGGACGAGAGCGTCGCGAAGGTCAACAAGAAGGTGTTCGTCTTCCTGGGCGTCAGCGACGGCAGCTATCCGCTGGGCGTCACGGTCAAGTTCGGGGACGAGTCGGCGCACGCGCACGCCCTGACCTCCCCGGGCGCCGAACCCGCCGGATACGGCCTCGGCCGGGCGGGCTGGGTGCGGATCCCGCTCCAGGAGCCGGGGGCCCCGGCTGTCGAGCTGCTGTGCGACTGGGTCGAGGAGAGCTATCGGGTGATCGCCCCCAAGCGGTTCATAGCGGAACTCGACGCACGCTGA
- a CDS encoding CaiB/BaiF CoA transferase family protein, giving the protein MRTAKTPTTAQGPLTGVRVVELAGIGPGPFAAMLLADLGADVVRVDRPGGNGLGIDPAYDITNRNKRSVLVDLKSADGPSRVLDLVERADILIEGFRPGVAERLGVGPEDCHARNPRLVYGRMTGWGQEGPLAQRAGHDIAYIALTGTLGMIGAPDEPPAIPANLVGDYAGGSLYLVVGVLAALHHARATGTGQVVDAAIVDGAAHLSAMIHGMLAAGGWQDRRGANLLDGGCPYYGTYETADGRYMAVGALERQFYEEFLHLMDLDELAPARKDWTRWGELRERVAARFKSRTQDEWTAVFEGSDACVAPVLSLREAPHHPHLAARGTFTDHGGITQPAPAPRFTETPTTVRTGPVLPGADTTEVARDWDVPRLVTDPEKDGD; this is encoded by the coding sequence ATGAGGACGGCGAAGACGCCGACGACGGCACAGGGCCCGCTCACGGGCGTGCGCGTGGTCGAGCTGGCCGGGATCGGGCCCGGCCCGTTCGCCGCGATGCTCCTCGCCGACCTGGGCGCCGACGTTGTACGGGTGGACCGGCCGGGCGGCAACGGCCTGGGCATCGATCCGGCGTACGACATCACCAACCGCAACAAGCGCTCGGTGCTCGTCGACCTGAAGTCGGCGGACGGCCCGTCGCGCGTCCTCGACCTGGTCGAACGGGCCGACATCCTCATCGAGGGCTTCCGCCCCGGCGTCGCCGAGCGCCTCGGCGTCGGCCCCGAGGACTGCCACGCCCGCAATCCCCGGCTGGTCTACGGCCGGATGACCGGCTGGGGCCAGGAGGGCCCCCTCGCCCAGCGCGCCGGCCACGACATCGCGTACATCGCCCTCACCGGCACCCTCGGCATGATCGGCGCCCCGGACGAGCCCCCGGCCATCCCCGCGAACCTGGTCGGCGACTACGCGGGCGGCTCCCTCTACCTGGTCGTCGGTGTCCTCGCCGCCCTGCACCACGCGCGCGCGACCGGCACCGGCCAGGTCGTCGACGCCGCCATCGTGGACGGCGCCGCGCACCTCTCCGCGATGATCCACGGCATGCTGGCCGCCGGCGGCTGGCAGGACCGGCGCGGCGCCAACCTCCTGGACGGCGGCTGCCCCTACTACGGCACCTACGAGACCGCCGACGGCAGATACATGGCAGTCGGCGCCCTGGAGCGGCAGTTCTACGAGGAGTTCCTGCATCTGATGGACCTCGACGAGCTGGCCCCCGCCCGCAAGGACTGGACCCGCTGGGGCGAGCTGCGCGAGCGCGTCGCCGCCCGCTTCAAGTCCCGTACTCAGGACGAGTGGACGGCCGTCTTCGAGGGCTCCGACGCCTGTGTGGCCCCCGTCCTGTCCCTCCGCGAGGCCCCGCACCATCCGCATCTCGCCGCCCGCGGCACCTTCACCGACCACGGCGGCATCACCCAGCCCGCGCCGGCCCCGCGCTTCACCGAGACCCCCACCACCGTCCGCACCGGACCCGTCCTGCCGGGCGCCGACACCACGGAAGTGGCCCGAGACTGGGACGTACCCCGGCTCGTCACCGACCCCGAGAAGGACGGTGACTGA
- a CDS encoding acetyl-CoA C-acetyltransferase, whose translation MSTEAYVYDAIRTPRGRGKASGALHGTKPIDLVVGLIHEIRDRFPGLDPAAVDDIVLGVVGPVGDQGSDIARIAAIAAGLPDTVAGLQENRFCASGLEAVNLAAAKVRSGWEDLILAGGVESMSRVPMASDGGAWFNDPMTNLAVNFVPQGIGADLIATIEGFSRRDVDEYAALSQERAATAMKEGRFERSVVPVKDRSGLVVLDHDEFPRPGTTADSLAKLKASFADIGELGGFDAVALQKYHWVEKIDHVHHAGNSSGIVDGASLVAIGSKEVGERYGLTPRARIVSAAVSGSEPTIMLTGPAPATRKALAKAGLTIDDIDLVEINEAFAAVVLRFVKDMGLSLDKVNVNGGAIALGHPLGATGAMILGSLIDELERQDKRYGLATLCVGGGMGIATIVERI comes from the coding sequence GTGAGCACCGAAGCGTACGTGTACGACGCGATCCGCACCCCGCGCGGCCGCGGCAAGGCGAGCGGCGCCCTGCACGGCACGAAGCCCATCGACCTGGTCGTCGGACTCATCCACGAGATCCGTGACCGTTTCCCCGGTCTCGACCCGGCCGCCGTCGACGACATCGTCCTCGGCGTGGTCGGCCCGGTCGGCGACCAGGGCTCGGACATCGCCCGGATCGCGGCGATCGCGGCCGGACTGCCGGACACCGTGGCGGGCCTCCAGGAGAACCGCTTCTGTGCGTCCGGCCTGGAAGCCGTCAACCTGGCCGCCGCCAAGGTGCGCTCCGGCTGGGAGGACCTCATCCTGGCCGGCGGCGTGGAGTCGATGTCCCGGGTGCCGATGGCCTCGGACGGCGGCGCCTGGTTCAACGACCCCATGACCAACCTCGCCGTCAACTTCGTGCCCCAGGGCATCGGCGCCGACCTGATCGCCACCATCGAGGGCTTCTCCCGGCGCGACGTCGACGAGTACGCGGCCCTCTCGCAGGAGCGCGCGGCCACCGCCATGAAGGAGGGCCGCTTCGAGCGCTCCGTCGTCCCCGTCAAGGACCGCAGCGGACTCGTGGTCCTCGACCACGACGAGTTCCCGCGCCCCGGCACCACCGCCGACTCCCTCGCCAAGCTGAAGGCGTCATTCGCCGACATCGGCGAGCTGGGCGGCTTCGACGCGGTGGCCCTGCAGAAGTACCACTGGGTCGAGAAGATCGACCACGTCCACCACGCGGGCAACTCCTCCGGCATCGTGGACGGCGCCTCGCTGGTCGCGATCGGCTCCAAGGAGGTCGGCGAGCGCTACGGACTCACCCCGCGCGCGCGGATCGTCTCCGCCGCCGTCTCCGGCTCCGAGCCGACCATCATGCTCACCGGGCCCGCGCCCGCCACCCGCAAGGCACTCGCCAAGGCCGGGCTGACCATCGACGACATCGACCTCGTCGAGATCAACGAGGCGTTCGCGGCCGTCGTGCTGCGCTTCGTCAAGGACATGGGCCTGTCCCTGGACAAGGTCAACGTCAACGGCGGCGCGATCGCGCTGGGCCACCCGCTCGGCGCCACCGGCGCGATGATCCTCGGCTCGCTCATCGACGAACTGGAGCGCCAGGACAAGCGGTACGGCCTCGCCACGCTGTGCGTGGGCGGCGGCATGGGCATCGCCACCATCGTCGAGCGCATCTAG
- a CDS encoding 3-hydroxyacyl-CoA dehydrogenase NAD-binding domain-containing protein: MTESTTIRWEQDDTGVVTLVLDDPNQSANTMNAAFRDSLAAITDRLEAEQDSIRGIIFTSAKKTFFAGGDLRDLIRVTPETAQDLLDGGLAIKRNLRRIETLGKPVVAAINGAALGGGYELALACHHRVALDTPGTKIGCPEVTLGLLPGGGGVVRTVRLLGIADALLKVLLQGTQYNARRAQENGLVHEVAATPEELLAKARAFIDANPESQQPWDKPGYKIPGGTPANPRFAANLPAFPATLRKQTGGAPYPAPRNILAAAVEGSQVDFETAQVVEARYFVELAAGQTSKNMIQAFFFDLQAVNSGANRPKGIEPRQVRKVAVLGAGMMGAGIAYSCARAGIDVVLKDVSAEAAAKGKGYSEKLCAKAVAKGRTSQEKADALLARITPTADVADLAGCDAVIEAVFEDTILKHKVFQEIESVLAPDALLCSNTSTLPITALAEGVERQADFIGLHFFSPVDKMPLVEIIKGERTGDEALARAFDLVRQINKTPIVVNDSRGFFTSRVIGHFINEGVAMVGEGIEPASVEQAAAQAGYPAKVLSLMDELTLTLPRKIRNETKRAVEEAGDTWQAHPAEAVIDRMVDEFGRPGRSGGAGFYEYGEDGKRAGLWPGLREHFTEPGHQIPFRDMQERMLFSEALDTVRLLEEGVLTSVADANIGSIFGIGFPGWTGGVLQYINGYDGGVAGFVARARELAERYGERFQPPALLVEKAERGETFSDAR, encoded by the coding sequence ATGACCGAGAGCACCACCATCCGCTGGGAACAGGACGACACCGGCGTCGTCACCCTCGTCCTCGACGACCCCAACCAGTCCGCGAACACCATGAACGCGGCCTTCCGCGACTCGCTCGCCGCGATCACGGACCGCCTGGAGGCGGAGCAGGACTCCATCCGCGGCATCATCTTCACCTCCGCCAAGAAGACCTTCTTCGCGGGCGGCGACCTGCGCGACCTCATCCGCGTCACCCCCGAGACCGCCCAGGACCTGCTCGACGGCGGCCTCGCCATCAAGCGGAACCTGCGCCGCATCGAGACCCTGGGCAAGCCGGTCGTCGCGGCGATCAACGGCGCGGCCCTGGGCGGCGGTTACGAACTCGCCCTCGCCTGCCACCACCGCGTCGCCCTCGACACCCCCGGGACCAAGATCGGCTGCCCCGAGGTCACCCTCGGCCTGCTCCCCGGCGGCGGCGGAGTCGTACGCACCGTACGCCTGCTCGGCATCGCCGACGCGCTGCTGAAGGTCCTCCTCCAGGGCACCCAGTACAACGCGCGGCGCGCCCAGGAGAACGGCCTCGTCCACGAAGTGGCCGCCACGCCCGAGGAACTGCTCGCGAAGGCCCGCGCCTTCATCGACGCCAACCCCGAGTCGCAGCAGCCCTGGGACAAGCCGGGCTACAAGATCCCGGGCGGCACGCCGGCCAACCCCAGGTTCGCGGCCAACCTCCCCGCCTTCCCTGCCACCCTGCGCAAGCAGACCGGCGGCGCGCCCTACCCGGCCCCGCGCAACATCCTCGCGGCCGCCGTCGAGGGCTCACAGGTCGACTTCGAGACCGCCCAGGTCGTCGAGGCTCGCTACTTCGTCGAGCTGGCGGCGGGCCAGACCTCGAAGAACATGATCCAGGCGTTCTTCTTCGACCTCCAGGCCGTCAACTCCGGCGCCAACCGCCCCAAGGGCATCGAGCCGCGCCAGGTCCGCAAGGTCGCCGTCCTCGGCGCCGGCATGATGGGCGCGGGCATCGCCTACTCGTGCGCCCGCGCGGGCATCGACGTCGTCCTGAAGGATGTGTCGGCCGAGGCGGCCGCCAAGGGCAAGGGCTACTCCGAGAAGCTGTGCGCCAAGGCCGTCGCCAAGGGCCGTACCAGCCAGGAGAAGGCCGACGCGCTGCTCGCCCGCATCACGCCCACCGCCGACGTGGCCGACCTCGCCGGCTGCGACGCGGTCATCGAGGCCGTCTTCGAGGACACGATCCTCAAGCACAAGGTGTTCCAGGAGATCGAGAGCGTCCTCGCCCCCGACGCGCTGCTCTGCTCCAACACCTCCACCCTGCCCATCACCGCCCTCGCCGAAGGCGTGGAGCGCCAGGCCGACTTCATCGGACTGCACTTCTTCTCGCCCGTCGACAAGATGCCGCTCGTCGAGATCATCAAGGGCGAGCGCACCGGCGACGAGGCCCTCGCGCGCGCCTTCGACCTGGTCCGGCAGATCAACAAGACGCCCATCGTCGTCAACGACTCCCGCGGCTTCTTCACCTCCCGGGTGATCGGCCACTTCATCAACGAGGGCGTCGCGATGGTCGGCGAGGGCATCGAGCCCGCGTCGGTCGAGCAGGCGGCCGCCCAGGCCGGCTACCCGGCCAAGGTGCTCTCCCTGATGGACGAGCTGACCCTCACCCTGCCCCGCAAGATCCGCAACGAGACGAAGCGGGCCGTCGAGGAGGCGGGCGACACCTGGCAGGCGCATCCCGCCGAGGCCGTCATCGACCGCATGGTCGACGAGTTCGGACGCCCCGGGCGCAGCGGCGGCGCGGGCTTCTACGAGTACGGCGAGGACGGCAAGCGGGCCGGGCTGTGGCCGGGGCTGCGCGAGCACTTCACCGAGCCCGGACACCAGATCCCGTTCCGGGACATGCAGGAGCGCATGCTCTTCTCCGAGGCGCTCGACACCGTCCGCCTCCTCGAAGAGGGCGTCCTGACGTCCGTCGCCGACGCCAACATCGGCTCCATCTTCGGCATCGGCTTCCCGGGCTGGACCGGCGGCGTGCTCCAGTACATCAACGGCTACGACGGTGGTGTCGCCGGTTTCGTGGCACGCGCGCGTGAACTCGCCGAGCGCTACGGCGAGCGGTTCCAGCCGCCCGCGCTGCTGGTCGAGAAGGCGGAGCGGGGGGAGACCTTCAGCGACGCGCGCTGA
- a CDS encoding glycoside hydrolase domain-containing protein produces the protein MPCSRSALRRFLAVASACLLGGASALAVAPVAAAEPATPVGYPAGSTATRYSGLAFDACTAPPLTTVQAWNASPYRALGVYVSGVNRTCAQPQLTASWVASVTGLKWRLLPIHKGLQPPCGARPSDAKISTSPATARSQGTAAATEAIAAAKALGMLPGSALYNDIEHYTQTDAICRTAVLTYVSAWTKELHRLGYVSGVYMNLNLGARQLADSYTSTAYARPDALWIARYDSVDSLKGWANIADSKWAVHQRAKQFRGGHDETYGGVTLNIDTDRLDAPVATVAYPYKVTSTTPLNARTGPATSYPVTSTHAPGSTVKVVCQTPGTKVGTTSVWDRLTNGGYVSDRYVSTPSSTGYSAPLPRCAYPYQVTAPAGVTERSGPGTGYSAVGTSPGGALAWVTCQRSGSTVGTTKIWDRLDNGHYVSDHYVATPSGTSYSKPVPRC, from the coding sequence ATGCCGTGCTCACGCTCTGCCCTGCGAAGATTCCTCGCCGTCGCCTCCGCCTGCCTCCTCGGCGGCGCCTCTGCCCTGGCGGTCGCTCCCGTCGCCGCGGCCGAACCGGCCACACCGGTCGGCTATCCGGCGGGCTCGACCGCCACCCGCTACTCGGGGCTCGCCTTCGACGCCTGCACGGCCCCGCCGCTCACCACCGTGCAGGCCTGGAACGCCTCGCCCTACCGCGCCCTCGGCGTCTATGTCTCCGGCGTCAACCGTACGTGCGCCCAGCCGCAGCTGACCGCGTCCTGGGTGGCCTCCGTGACCGGGCTGAAGTGGCGCCTGCTGCCCATCCACAAGGGCCTGCAACCGCCGTGCGGGGCACGGCCGTCCGACGCCAAGATCAGCACGAGCCCGGCCACGGCCCGCTCGCAGGGCACCGCGGCCGCCACGGAGGCGATCGCCGCGGCCAAGGCCCTCGGCATGCTGCCAGGCAGCGCCCTCTACAACGACATCGAGCACTACACCCAGACCGATGCCATCTGCCGCACGGCTGTCCTGACCTACGTCTCCGCCTGGACCAAGGAACTCCACCGGCTCGGCTATGTCTCCGGCGTCTACATGAACCTCAACCTGGGCGCCCGCCAACTCGCCGACAGCTACACGTCCACGGCCTACGCCCGCCCGGACGCCCTGTGGATCGCGCGCTACGACAGCGTCGACTCCCTCAAGGGCTGGGCCAACATCGCCGACTCCAAGTGGGCCGTCCACCAGCGCGCCAAGCAGTTCCGCGGCGGCCACGACGAGACCTACGGGGGAGTGACCCTCAACATCGACACCGACCGGCTCGACGCGCCCGTCGCCACGGTGGCGTACCCGTACAAGGTGACCAGCACGACCCCGCTCAACGCACGCACCGGGCCCGCGACCAGCTACCCGGTCACCTCGACCCACGCCCCCGGCTCGACCGTGAAGGTCGTCTGCCAGACGCCCGGCACCAAGGTCGGCACCACCTCCGTGTGGGACAGGCTCACCAACGGCGGTTATGTCTCGGACCGTTACGTCAGCACCCCCTCCAGCACCGGCTACAGCGCGCCGCTGCCCCGCTGCGCCTACCCGTACCAGGTGACCGCCCCGGCAGGCGTGACCGAGCGCAGCGGCCCCGGCACGGGGTACTCCGCCGTCGGCACCTCACCGGGCGGAGCCCTGGCGTGGGTCACCTGCCAGCGGTCCGGTTCGACGGTCGGCACCACCAAGATCTGGGACCGGCTGGACAACGGACACTATGTGTCGGACCACTATGTGGCCACGCCCAGCGGCACCTCGTACAGCAAGCCCGTGCCGCGCTGCTGA
- a CDS encoding MerR family transcriptional regulator, whose protein sequence is MTTETEEPTLTIDELAARAGVTVRTVRFYGTRGLLPPPVIGPRRVGHYGREHLARLALIEELQHQGMTLAAIERYLRQLPPDLTAHELAVHRAVVSSWAPDTAETLSREELERRAGRSLDEGDLDRLVAMDVVERAGDAYRVDLGQLRLGVELLDVPLSQEAILAARKVLLEHSRAAAHELSQLLRGEVSERDARHVRSLSAHMQPLVVQGLLTTFQRSLKQELRLWLDDSQADAAP, encoded by the coding sequence ATGACGACCGAGACCGAGGAGCCGACCCTCACCATCGACGAGCTGGCCGCCCGGGCGGGCGTCACCGTCCGCACGGTCCGCTTCTACGGCACCAGGGGCCTGCTGCCGCCGCCTGTGATCGGTCCGCGCCGGGTGGGTCACTACGGCCGTGAGCATCTGGCGCGCCTGGCGCTGATCGAGGAGCTGCAGCACCAGGGCATGACGCTGGCCGCGATCGAGCGGTATCTGCGACAGCTGCCGCCGGACCTGACCGCGCACGAGCTCGCCGTGCACCGGGCCGTGGTCTCCTCGTGGGCCCCGGACACGGCGGAGACGCTGTCGCGCGAGGAACTCGAGCGGCGGGCGGGGCGGTCCCTGGACGAGGGCGACCTGGACCGGCTCGTGGCGATGGACGTCGTCGAGCGGGCCGGTGACGCGTACCGCGTGGACCTCGGACAGCTGCGGCTCGGCGTCGAGCTGCTGGACGTACCGCTCTCCCAGGAGGCGATCCTCGCCGCGCGGAAGGTGCTCCTGGAACACTCGCGCGCGGCCGCCCACGAGCTGTCGCAACTGCTGCGCGGCGAGGTGTCGGAGCGGGACGCGCGGCATGTGCGATCGCTGTCCGCCCATATGCAGCCGCTGGTGGTGCAGGGGCTGCTGACCACGTTCCAGCGGTCCCTGAAGCAGGAGCTGCGCCTGTGGCTCGACGACTCGCAGGCAGACGCGGCTCCGTAA
- a CDS encoding macro domain-containing protein, with amino-acid sequence MSEITYVRGDATVPSVKGVKVIAHVCNDIGGWGKGFVLALSRRWPEPEAEYRAWHRHRASNDFGLGAIQLVRAERYVWVANMIGQRGTRTGSKGVPVRYEAIDTALARLADEVIELGASVHMPRIGCGLAGGKWSRIEPLIMERLVRRGIAVTVYDQGEGGG; translated from the coding sequence ATGTCGGAGATCACCTATGTCCGGGGTGACGCCACCGTGCCGTCGGTCAAGGGCGTCAAAGTGATCGCCCACGTCTGCAACGACATCGGGGGATGGGGAAAGGGCTTCGTGCTGGCGCTCTCGCGCCGTTGGCCGGAGCCCGAGGCGGAGTACCGCGCATGGCACCGCCACCGTGCGTCGAACGACTTCGGCCTGGGTGCGATACAACTCGTGCGGGCCGAGCGGTATGTCTGGGTGGCCAACATGATCGGCCAGCGCGGTACTCGCACGGGCAGCAAGGGCGTGCCCGTGCGCTACGAGGCCATCGACACCGCACTGGCCCGGCTCGCCGACGAAGTGATCGAACTCGGCGCGTCCGTGCACATGCCCCGCATAGGCTGCGGTCTGGCAGGCGGGAAGTGGTCCCGGATCGAACCGCTGATCATGGAGCGGCTGGTGCGGCGCGGGATCGCGGTGACGGTGTACGACCAAGGGGAGGGCGGGGGATGA
- a CDS encoding adenosine kinase yields the protein MSGDIDVLVLGGAGVDTIVYVPELPLPYADSYMIDSGIRTRAGQTGDFVAVGLSALGLRTHHLDLLGDDPEGELVRALHRERGIPLTAIPQPAGTKRAVNLVGPDGRRLSLYDTSRAHADDRFPERTVRDLAASSRHVHVAITHPCAHVLPALRETGVSVSTDLHDWDGENPYHESFAYTADIVFLSATALTDLGRTMRRIADRGRARLVVATAGAEGAYLLADGEPSHIPTVTPPAPVVDTNGAGDAFAAAFLFAHLNGEPPRRSALYGTVAGAYACTVPSTETAAIARDELLDRVAELESAGV from the coding sequence ATGAGCGGGGACATCGACGTCCTGGTGCTGGGCGGCGCGGGCGTGGACACGATCGTGTACGTCCCCGAGCTGCCGCTCCCGTACGCCGACAGCTACATGATCGACTCCGGGATCCGCACCCGCGCCGGGCAGACCGGCGACTTCGTCGCGGTGGGCCTGAGCGCGCTGGGCCTGCGCACCCATCACCTCGACCTGCTCGGTGACGACCCCGAGGGCGAACTCGTCCGCGCGCTGCACCGGGAGCGCGGGATCCCGCTCACCGCGATCCCACAGCCCGCCGGCACCAAGCGCGCGGTGAATCTGGTCGGTCCGGACGGCCGCCGGCTCTCCCTCTACGACACCAGCCGCGCCCACGCCGACGACCGCTTCCCGGAGCGGACGGTCCGGGACCTCGCCGCGTCGAGCCGGCACGTCCACGTGGCCATCACCCACCCGTGTGCCCACGTCCTGCCCGCACTGCGCGAGACGGGTGTCTCCGTCTCGACCGACCTGCACGACTGGGACGGCGAGAACCCCTACCACGAGTCCTTCGCGTACACGGCGGACATCGTCTTCCTCTCAGCGACGGCCCTCACCGACCTCGGCCGGACGATGCGCCGCATCGCCGACCGGGGCAGAGCCCGGCTGGTCGTCGCCACCGCCGGGGCCGAGGGCGCTTACCTGCTGGCCGACGGCGAGCCGAGCCACATACCGACGGTGACACCACCCGCGCCGGTGGTGGACACGAACGGCGCGGGCGACGCCTTCGCCGCCGCCTTCCTCTTCGCCCACCTCAACGGGGAGCCGCCCCGACGGTCCGCCCTGTACGGGACGGTGGCCGGGGCGTACGCCTGCACGGTGCCGTCGACGGAGACGGCCGCGATAGCCAGGGACGAACTGCTGGACCGGGTCGCCGAGTTGGAGTCGGCCGGCGTGTGA